A window from Athalia rosae chromosome 5, iyAthRosa1.1, whole genome shotgun sequence encodes these proteins:
- the LOC125501169 gene encoding uncharacterized protein LOC125501169 — translation MKNEHSLSVQAVKFGGCEYSFSNTCDFDSVLTTVLVDTCDHPDVERNMISRKKDVPLFELILSIMQKGLRAHAYRQRAVILKDLYRHSIKQTNANSYKIDCRVNACYLVTLLFTDAPSVEEVSICEGGCPPRRKKLRIIGIQRKVLHDPSFEDLLTEHVAITDKRKCCRKGCSSNETTNFPNTGNFHKFSFDFILPSLKTS, via the exons ATGAAGAACGAGCACAGTCTGAGCGTTCAG GCTGTCAAATTTGGAGGTTGTGAGTATTCTTTTTCGAATACGTGTGACTTTGATAGCGTTTTGACGACGGTGTTAGTGGATACTTGTGACCATCCGGACGTAGAGCGAAATATGATTAGCCGTAAAAAAGACGTTCCATTGTTTGAACTCATCCTGTCTATAATGCAAAAGGGCCTTCGTGCGCATGCGTATCGACAGCGGGCTGTGATTTTAAAAGATTTGTATAGACACAGTATAAAGCAAACGAATGCGAATAGCTATAAAATCGACTGTCGTGTTAATGCTTGCTACCTCGTGACACTACTATTCACCGATGCGCCGAGTGTTGAAGAGGTTTCTATCTGCGAAGGCGGTTGTCCACCCCGCCGCAAAAAACTGCGTATCATTGGAATCCAACGAAAAGTGCTACATGACCCGAGTTTCGAAGATCTGCTAACCGAGCATGTAGCAATCACGGATAAGCGGAAATGCTGCCGCAAAGGATGCTCAAGCAATGAAACCACCAACTTTCCAAACACCGGCAATTTTCACAAATTCTCGTTTGATTTCATCCTACCAAGCCTCAAGACAAGTTAA